Proteins co-encoded in one Brassica oleracea var. oleracea cultivar TO1000 chromosome C4, BOL, whole genome shotgun sequence genomic window:
- the LOC106342079 gene encoding phosphomethylpyrimidine synthase, chloroplastic — MSSVHSSTLMSVVCNNNNKNHSAWPKLPNSSLLPGFDVVVQAAAVRFKKDTTTTRATLTFDPPTTNSERAKQRKHTIDPSSPDFQPIPSFEECFPKSTKEHIEVVHEESGHVLKVPFRRVHLSGGEPAFDNYDTSGPQTVDPHVGLPKLRKEWIDRREKLGTPRFTQMYYAKQGIITEEMLYCATREKLDPEFVRSEVARGRAIIPSNKKHLELEPMIVGRKFLVKVNANIGNSAVASSIEEEVYKVQWATMWGADTIMDLSTGRHIHETREWILRNSAVPVGTVPIYQALEKVDGIAENLTWEVFRETLIEQAEQGVDYFTIHAGVLLRYIPLTAKRMTGIVSRGGSIHAKWCLAYHKENFAYEHWDDILDICNQYDVALSIGDGLRPGSIYDANDTAQFAELLTQGELTRRAWEKDVQVMNEGPGHVPMNKIPENMQKQLEWCNEAPFYTLGPLTTDIAPGYDHITSAIGAANIGALGTALLCYVTPKEHLGLPNRDDVKAGVIAYKIAAHAADLAKQHPHAQAWDDALSKARFEFRWMDQFALSLDPMTAMSFHDETLPADGAKVAHFCSMCGPKFCSMKITEDIRKYAEENGYGTAEEALRKGMEAMSQEFNVAKKTISGEQHGEVGGEIYLPESYVKANQK, encoded by the exons ATGTCTTCCGTACACAGTAGTACTTTGATGTCTGTCGTATGCAACAACAACAACAAGAACCACTCCGCCTGGCCCAAACTTCCAAACTCCTCCTTGCTACCTGGCTTCGATGTGGTTGTCCAAGCTGCTGCCGTTCGGTTCAAGAAAGACACAACAACCACACGAGCCACGTTGACGTTTGATCCACCAACCACTAACTCAGAGAGAGCCAAGCAGAGAAAACACACCATCGACCCTTCTTCTCCTGATTTTCAGCCAATCCCATCGTTTGAGGAATGCTTCCCTAAGAGCACTAAAGAACACAT TGAGGTTGTTCATGAGGAATCTGGTCATGTTCTCAAAGTTCCTTTCAGACGTGTGCATCTGTCTGGTGGTGAGCCAGCTTTTGATAACTACGACACTAGTGGTCCTCAAACTGTTGACCCACACGTTG GGCTTCCTAAGCTAAGGAAGGAGTGGATTGATCGTCGCGAGAAGCTAGGAACACCAAGGTTCACCCAAATGTACTACGCAAAGCAAGGAATCATAACCGAGGAGATGCTCTACTGCGCTACAAGGGAGAAGCTCGACCCTGAGTTTGTGAGATCAGAAGTTGCACGTGGGAGAGCCATCATCCCTTCCAACAAGAAGCATTTGGAGCTTGAACCGATGATTGTCGGTAGAAAGTTCTTGGTCAAGGTCAATGCCAATATCGGAAACTCAGCCGTTGCAAGCTCCATTGAAGAAGAGGTCTACAAGGTTCAGTGGGCGACCATGTGGGGAGCTGATACAATCATGGACCTCTCGACTGGTCGTCACATCCACGAGACACGCGAGTGGATCCTAAGGAACTCAGCTGTTCCTGTTGGCACCGTCCCCATTTATCAAGCCCTTGAGAAAGTGGATGGTATTGCTGAGAATCTTACCTGGGAAGTGTTCAGAGAGACTCTAATTGAACAAGCCGAGCAAGGTGTGGACTACTTCACTATCCACGCTGGTGTTCTGCTGCGTTACATTCCTTTAACGGCTAAGCGTATGACTGGGATCGTTTCTCGTGGAGGATCCATCCATGCTAAGTGGTGCTTAGCTTACCACAAGGAGAACTTTGCCTATGAGCACTGGGATGATATTCTAGACATCTGTAACCAGTATGATGTGGCTCTTTCAATAGGGGATGGTCTGAGACCTGGATCCATCTATGATGCTAATGACACTGCTCAGTTTGCTGAGCTTCTTACTCAAGGTGAACTTACTCGCCGAGCATGGGAGAAAGATGTGCAG GTGATGAATGAAGGGCCAGGGCATGTGCCAATGAACAAGATTCCAGAGAATATGCAGAAGCAGCTTGAATGGTGTAACGAGGCACCATTCTACACGCTTGGTCCTTTGACTACTGATATTGCTCCTGGATATGATCACATCACCTCCGCCATTGGAGCTGCCAATATTGGAGCCTTGGGCACAGCTCTTCTTTGCTATGTAACACCCAAAGAGCATCTCGGGTTACCAAACAGAGACGATGTGAAGGCTGGGGTTATAGCTTACAAGATAGCCGCACATGCAGCTGATCTGGCCAAGCAGCATCCACATGCACAGGCGTGGGACGATGCGCTGAGCAAGGCGCGGTTTGAGTTTAGGTGGATGGATCAGTTTGCTCTGTCCTTGGACCCTATGACCGCTATGTCCTTCCATGATGAGACTCTTCCAGCTGATGGAGCGAAGGTTGCACACTTTTGCTCCATGTGTGGACCAAAATTCTGCTCCATGAAGATAACTGAAGACATCAGGAAGTATGCAGAGGAGAATGGTTACGGCACTGCTGAGGAAGCGCTCAGAAAAGGGATGGAGGCTATGAGTCAAGAGTTCAATGTTGCAAAGAAAACAATCAGCGGAGAGCAGCACGGTGAAGTTGGTGGTGAAATCTACTTGCCAGAGAGCTATGTCAAGGCTAATCAGAAGTAA
- the LOC106340684 gene encoding uncharacterized protein LOC106340684, with the protein MGIDAKDVCVIVWKVIRFSTNRTCRYVKRYPVASCVSAFVIIFLYTFLPWILYFILCSSPLIACASFYLRNHLNGEAEQRRDRGLSSVSSEGRTEKAELKHQRSVRRNARREVEEVGKDWDSSQASKDERGKVILTTLYGELPPETIAPDLETFKRDRTLLGPEESFVESNLDNQGYVVVEDPLERVCDGETELECSSSSSEEEEEKETNTVIVAWTEDDQKNLMDLGTSEIERNKRLENLITRRRSRRLFLLAAERGLMDMEVPRICIGRNYYGLDRENNDADGVLMPGSAPSVMLPRRNPFDLPYDPQEEKPNLTGDSFQQEFADANPKDIFFCRHESFHHRILPSESQNDSNLESLWRKAVDGRPKPLQGSNDQLPVMKESDVEVGEVRIETDSIRNNDDSDSNITLSPREREKDFNVSDQSDASETFCKRNEDRAVKSLAGLVPRSGGSSSMANARQRYMEHFGYSIKRSHVSTHSVDSDLQVEVSELGSPPSSVDGNDSSDEERSLFINESEISKEMGLNGGESEVLPVGKVEQELNETKSLASPEVKEETTLEPMDMKKLPGNSADEIKMSYDSDEPEPSERTHQESEEPCVRNDQEEMQQLAEAEASGVNHHGNSEDSATSPTSVLQDMLPLSHTHSEDLDHTSDGLLLNVDPPAESSSNQSNEHSDPTEETTVETVCSNATKTVQEKQEGSEEPLINDESKSAEDRRSVSTDPSAEELNSHNN; encoded by the exons ATGGGTATTGATGCTAAAGATGTCTGTGTTATCGTCTGGAAAGTGATCAGATTTTCAACGAACAGAACGTGCAGATACGTGAAGAGATACCCAGTTGCTTCTTGTGTTTCTGCGTTTGTCATCATCTTCTTGTACACTTTCCTTCCTTGGATCTTGTATTTCATCCTCTGTTCTTCTCCGTTGATAGCTTGTGCTTCGTTCTATCTTCGGAATCATCTGAATGGTGAGGCGGAGCAGAGGAGAGATCGTGGCTTATCCTCTGTTTCTAGCGAGGGGAGAACAGAGAAGGCTGAGTTAAAGCACCAAAGAAGTGTTCGACGAAACGCGAGAAGGGAAGTGGAAGAGGTCGGGAAAGATTGGGACTCGTCTCAAGCTAGCAAGGACGAGAGAGGAAAAGTTATTCTCACAACTCTCTACGGAGAGTTACCACCGGAGACGATCGCTCCAGATCTGGAGACTTTCAAAAGAGACAGGACGTTGCTTGGACCAGAAGAAAGCTTCGTCGAGTCTAACCTCGACAACCAAGGGTACGTTGTTGTCGAAGATCCTTTGGAGAGGGTTTGTGATGGTGAAACTGAACTAGAATGCTCATCGTCATCATCAGAAGAGGAAGAAGAGAAAGAAACAAACACGGTGATAGTAGCGTGGACAGAGGATGACCAGAAGAATCTAATGGATCTTGGTACATCCGAGATCGAAAGAAACAAGAGGCTAGAGAATTTGATTACGAGAAGACGGTCAAGGAGATTGTTCTTACTTGCAGCTGAGAGAGGCCTGATGGATATGGAAGTTCCTAGGATCTGTATAGGTCGAAACTACTATGGTTTGGATAGAGAAAACAACGACGCCGATGGAGTTCTCATGCCAGGCTCTGCACCTTCCGTTATGTTACCAAGAAGAAACCCATTTGACCTTCCTTATGATCCGCAGGAAGAGAAACCGAACCTTACCGGAGATAGTTTCCAGCAAGAGTTTGCGGATGCTAACCCTAAAGATATCTTCTTTTGTCGCCATGAGAGCTTTCACCACAGAATCTTGCCATCAGAGTCTCAAAATGATTCTAATTTAGAGTCTTTGTGGAGGAAGGCAGTTGATGGTAGGCCTAAGCCACTGCAAG GTAGCAATGATCAGCTTCCTGTAATGAAAGAAAGTGATGTGGAGGTAGGGGAGGTACGGATAGAGACAGATTCCATAAGAAACAATGATGATAGTGACTCAAACATAACGCTTTCTCCTAGAGAAAGGGAGAAAGATTTCAATGTTTCAGACCAGTCAGATGCTTCTGAAACGTTCTGCAAACGAAATGAAGACCGTGCTGTGAAATCTCTAGCGGGTTTAGTGCCAAGAAGCGGTGGTTCGAGTTCAATGGCGAACGCGAGGCAAAGATACATGGAGCATTTTGGTTACAGCATAAAGAGAAGTCATGTGTCAACACATTCCGTTGACTCTGATCTTCAAGTTGAGGTTTCTGAACTCGGATCACCTCCAAGTTCAGTTGATGGGAATGACTCATCTGATGAAGAGAGATCGTTGTTTATCAATGAATCGGAGATTAGTAAGGAAATGGGGCTTAATGGTGGGGAAAGTGAAGTGTTACCTGTGGGAAAAGTTGAGCAAGAATTAAATGAAACAAAGTCTTTAGCTTCTCCAGAAGTTAAAGAAGAAACAACATTGGAGCCTATG GATATGAAGAAACTTCCGGGGAACTCAGCTGATGAGATAAAGATGAGTTATGACTCTGATGAACCTGAACCATCCGAAAGGACTCATCAAGAATCTGAAGAGCCATGTGTTAGAAATGACCAAGAAGAGATGCAACAATTAGCGGAAGCTGAAGCTTCTGGTGTAAATCACCATGGAAACTCTGAAGATTCTGCTACTTCACCAACATCAGTATTACAAGACATGTTGCCTCTAAGCCATACTCATTCGGAGGATCTTGATCATACATCAGATGGTCTGCTGCTGAATGTGGATCCACCGGCTGAATCATCTAGTAATCAATCGAAT GAACATTCTGACCCAACAGAGGAAACTACAGTAGAAACCGTTTGCTCGAATGCCACGAAAACAGTTCAGGAGAAGCAAGAG GGATCTGAAGAACCATTAATCAATGATGAGTCTAAATCTGCAGAAGACCGCAGATCAGTGTCCACGGATCCATCAGCTGAAGAACTCAATAGCCATAACAATTAA
- the LOC106340070 gene encoding acyl-coenzyme A thioesterase 13, whose protein sequence is MEERMIMEKIREHLHLGEDVDVSDAPRKVEKGRSFYEDFSLRGIRVNRVDPGFISCSFKVPLRLTDKEGYLANGAIANLVDEVGGAVVYVEGLPMNVSVDMSIAFLSKAKLGEELEITSRVMGERGGYKGTIVVVRNKMTGEIIAEGRHSLFGRQPSKL, encoded by the exons ATGGAAGAAAGAATGATAATGGAGAAAATTCGAGAGCATCTTCACCTGGGCGAAGACGTTGACGTCAGCGACGCACCCCGAAAAGTGGAGAAAGGAAGAAGCTTCTACGAGGATTTCAGCCTCAGAGGCATCCGAGTCAACCGAGTCGACCCCGGTTTCATTTCCTGCTCCTTCAAGGTCCCTCTCCGTTTGACG GACAAAGAAGGGTATCTAGCAAACGGTGCAATTGCTAATCTTGTTGATGAAGTTGGTGGAGCAGTTGTATATGTTGAAGGTTTACCCATGAATGTTTCAGTGGACATGTCCATTGCTTTCCTTTCAAAAGCCAAGCTTGGT GAGGAGCTGGAGATAACATCGAGAGTGATGGGAGAGAGAGGAGGTTATAAAGGAACGATCGTTGTGGTGAGAAACAAGATGACCGGGGAGATTATAGCTGAAGGTCGCCATTCTTTGTTTGGCAGACAACCTAGTAAGCTCTGA
- the LOC106338193 gene encoding LOW QUALITY PROTEIN: zinc finger CCCH domain-containing protein 25 (The sequence of the model RefSeq protein was modified relative to this genomic sequence to represent the inferred CDS: inserted 1 base in 1 codon; deleted 2 bases in 2 codons; substituted 2 bases at 2 genomic stop codons) gives MEEKAYXILRDQDADGWGRSDFPIICESCLGVNPYVRMTQVDYDKECKLCTRPFSVFRWRPGRDXKTEVCHTCCKRKNVCQVCLLLDLEYGLPVQVRDTALNIGNHNSIPKSDVNRELFAEEHDQRTRAGLDYESSFGKIRPNDTIGIIQRTTPHYKRNRAHICSFYIRGECTKGDECPYRHEMHATGEHVLNTFCSVNDPAASKLLGKAGAMSTLESPEDQSIRTLYGGWLNSRVLEQDIGDXFYTYGDIESIGILAEKACAFVTYTTREGAEKAAEELSNKLLVNSEKLNPPQTPSSASAPTPDSMSGVLLSAIY, from the exons ATGGAG GAAAAGGCGTATTGAATACTGAGAGACCAGGACGCTGATGGCTGGGGACGCTCTGATTTCCCTATCATCTGCGAGTCTTGCCTCGGTGTCAATCCTTATGTCCGAATG ACACAGGTAGATTATGATAAAGAGTGCAAGCTCTGTACCCGACCATTCTCAGTTTTCAGGTGGCGACCTGGTCGGG GCAAAACAGAAGTTTGTCACACATGTTGCAAGCGGAAGAATGTGTGTCAAGTCTGTCTGTTG TTGGATCTTGAGTATGGTCTTCCAGTTCAAGTCAGAGACACGGCGCTCAACATTGGCAATCATAACTCTATCCCAAAGAGCGATGTCAACAGGGAGTTATTCGCTGAAGAACATGATCAAAGG ACGAGAGCAGGACTAGATTATGAATCTTCTTTTGGGAAGATTCGACCTAACGATACCATTGGTATCATTCAAAGAACAACGCCACACTACAAGAGGAACCGAGCACATATCTGTAGCTTCTACATTAGGGGAGAATGTACGAAAGGTGATGAGTGTCCATACCGGCATGAGATGCATGCAACAGGAGAGCATGTACTAAA CACATTTTGCAGTGTAAACGATCCAGCAGCGTCGAAGTTACTTGGAAAGGCT GGTGCGATGAGCACTTTGGAATCTCCAGAAGATCAAAGCATCAGGACGCTTTACGGTGGTTGGCTAAACTCGAGAGTCCTTGAGCAAGACATAGGAGATTAGTTCTACACCTATGGAGATATCGAATCCATCGGAATCTTGGCTGAGAAAGCATGTGCCTTTGTCACATACACA ACCCGAGAAGGAGCAGAGAAAGCTGCAGAAGAGCTCAGCAACAAGCTACTTGTCAATAGTGAGAAGCTCAATCCTCCTCAGACTCCAAGCTCAGCTTCTGCTCCAACACCTGACTCTATGTCTGGTGTCCTCCTCTCAGCAATCTACTGA
- the LOC106342861 gene encoding proliferating cellular nuclear antigen 1: MLELRLVQGSLLKKVLESVKDLVNDANFDCSSTGFSLQAMDSSHVALVSLLLRSEGFEHYRCDRNLSMGMNLGNMSKMLKCAGNDDIITIKADDGGDTVTFMFESPTQDKIADFEMKLMDIDSEHLGIPDAEYHSIVRMPSGEFSRICKDLSSIGDTVVISVTKEGVKFSTAGDIGTANIVLRQNTTVDKPEDAIVIEMNEPVALSFALRYMNSFTKATPLSDTVTISLSSELPVVVEYKVAEMGYIRYYLAPKIEEEEDTNA; encoded by the exons ATGTTGGAACTTCGTTTGGTTCAAGGCTCTCTCTTGAAGAAGGTTCTAGAATCGGTCAAGGATCTGGTGAACGATGCCAACTTCGACTGCTCCAGCACTGGCTTCTCTCTCCAGGCCATGGACTCGAGCCACGTGGCGCTGGTGTCTCTTCTCCTGAGATCCGAAGGTTTCGAGCACTACAGGTGCGACAGGAACCTCTCCATGGGGATGAATCTCGGCAACATGTCCAAGATGCTCAAATGTGCCGGAAATGATGACATCATCACCATCAAAGCCGATGACGGCGGCGACACCGTCACCTTCATGTTCGAGAGCCCTA CACAAGACAAGATTGCGGATTTTGAGATGAAGCTGATGGACATCGACAGTGAGCATTTAGGAATCCCTGACGCTGAGTACCACTCTATTGTGAGGATGCCCTCTGGTGAATTTTCCAGGATATGCAAAGATCTCAGTAGCATTGGTGACACAG TTGTAATCTCTGTGACAAAAGAAGGTGTGAAGTTTTCAACAGCAGGTGATATCGGGACAGCTAACATTGTACTCAGGCAGAACACAACTGTGGACAAG CCTGAAGATGCAATTGTGATAGAGATGAACGAGCCTGTAGCGCTTTCATTCGCGTTGAGGTACATGAACTCCTTCACAAAGGCGACTCCCTTGTCTGATACCGTGACAATCAGTTTGTCCTCGGAGTTGCCAGTCGTGGTGGAGTATAAAGTGGCGGAGATGGGTTACATTCGGTACTATTTGGCTCCCAAGATTGAAGAAGAAGAAGACACTAATGCCTAA
- the LOC106342860 gene encoding cytosolic enolase 3, translating to MSVQEYLDKHTLSRKIEDAVNAAVRAKTSDPVLFIANHMKKAVPSVITKVKARQILDSRGIPTVEVDLHTNKGVFRASVPSGDSSGTYEAIELRDGDKGMYLGNSVAKAVKNINERISEALIGMDPKLQAQIDHAMIDLDKTEKKNELGANAILAVSIAACKAGAAEKEVPLCKHLSDLSGRANMTLPVPAFTVLSGGNHASNHFAIQEIMILPVGASRFEEALQWGSETYHHLKAVVTEKNGNMGCNVGEDGGLTPDISSLKEGLELVKEAINRTGYGDKIKIAIDVAATNFCIGTKYDLDIKSPNKSGQNFKSADDMIDMYKELCAEYPIVFIEDPFDKEDWEHTKYFSNLGICQVVGDDLLMSNSKRVERAIQESACNALLLKVNQIGTVTEAIEVVKLARDAQWGVVTSHRCGETEDSFISDLSVGLATGVIKAGAPCRGERTMKYNQLLRIEEELGDQAVYAGEDWRQTL from the exons ATGTCTGTGCAGGAGTACTTAGACAAGCACACACTCTCTCGGAAAATTGAGGATGCCGTCAACGCCGCCGTTAGGGCTAAAACCTCAGATCCCGTTCTCTTCATC GCTAATCACATGAAGAAAGCAGTACCATCTGTGATAACGAAGGTCAAAGCACGGCAGATCCTCGATAGCAGAGGGATTCCAACAGTTGAAGTGGATCTACACACTAACAAAGGCGTCTTTCGTGCTTCTGTTCCCAGTGGCGACTCCTCTGGAAC ATACGAAGCTATTGAATTACGTGATGGAGACAAAGGAATGTATCTGGGAAACAGTGTGGCTAAAGCTGTTAAGAACATCAATGAGAGAATCTCTGAGGCGTTGATCGGTATGGACCCTAAACTTCAGGCTCAGATCGACCACGCTATGATAGACTTGGACAAAACTGAAAAGAAG AATGAGCTTGGGGCTAATGCTATACTAGCTGTTTCCATTGCTGCATGTAAAGCTGGAGCTGCTGAGAAAGAG GTCCCTCTATGCAAGCACCTCTCCGATCTTAGTGGCCGAGCAAACATGACGTTACCGGTACCTGCCTTCACTGTTTTGAGTGGCGGCAATCATGCTTCGAACCATTTTGCCATTCAG GAAATTATGATTCTCCCAGTTGGAGCAAGTAGATTTGAGGAGGCCCTGCAATGGGGATCTGAGACATATCATCATTTAAAG GCTGTTGTTACTGAAAAGAATGGTAATATGGGGTGTAATGTTGGTGAAGATGGTGGCCTTACTCCAGATATCTCAAG TCTCAAGGAAGGTTTGGAGCTTGTGAAAGAAGCTATCAACCGAACAGGATACGGTGATAAGATAAAGATAGCTATTGATGTTGCTGCCACTAATTTTTGTATAG GTACCAAGTATGATCTGGATATCAAATCTCCTAATAAATCTGGGCAAAATTTCAAGTCAGCGGACGATATGATAGACATGTATAAAGAACTTTGTGCTG AGTATCCCATTGTGTTTATAGAAGACCCGTTTGACAAGGAAGATTGGGAACACACCAAGTATTTTTCCAATCTCGGAATTTGCCAG GTGGTAGGTGATGATTTGTTGATGTCAAATTCAAAACGTGTTGAGCGAGCAATACAGGAGTCTGCTTGTAACGCCCTACTTCTCAAG GTGAATCAGATTGGTACAGTAACAGAAGCGATTGAAGTAGTGAAACTGGCAAGGGATGCCCAGTGGGGTGTGGTGACATCACATAGATGTGGAGAAACAGAGGACTCTTTCATCTCCGACTTATCCGTGGGTCTTGCAACAGGTGTTATCAAAGCTGGTGCTCCTTGCAGAGGAGAACGTACCATGAAGTATAACCAG TTGCTTCGGATTGAGGAAGAGCTTGGGGATCAAGCTGTGTACGCCGGAGAAGACTGGAGGCAAACTCTCTAA
- the LOC106342573 gene encoding tubulin beta-7 chain — MREILHIQGGQCGNQIGSKFWEVVCAEHGIDQTGRYQGDSDLQLERVNVYYNEASCGRYVPRAVLMDLEPGTMDSVRSGPYGQIFRPDNFVFGQSGAGNNWAKGHYTEGAELIDSVLDVVRKEAENCDCLQGFQVCHSLGGGTGSGMGTLLISKIREEYPDRMMLTFSVFPSPKVSDTVVEPYNATLSVHQLVENADECMVLDNEALYDICFRTLKLSTPSFGDLNHLISATMSGVTCCLRFPGQLNSDLRKLAVNLIPFPRLHFFMVGFAPLTSRGSQQYRNLTVPELTQQMWDSKNMMCAADPRHGRYLTASAMFRGKMSTKEVDEQMLNVQNKNSSYFVEWIPNNVKSTVCDIPPTGLKMASTFIGNSTSIQEMFRRVSEQFTAMFRRKAFLHWYTGEGMDEMEFTEAESNMNDLVSEYQQYQDASAEEEGEYEDEEAEYEQEEGY; from the exons ATGCGTGAGATTCTTCACATCCAGGGAGGTCAGTGCGGGAACCAGATCGGTTCGAAGTTCTGGGAAGTGGTGTGCGCCGAGCACGGCATCGACCAGACGGGACGTTACCAGGGAGACTCTGATCTCCAGCTCGAGAGGGTTAACGTCTACTACAACGAGGCGAGCTGTGGGAGGTACGTTCCTCGCGCCGTTCTCATGGATTTGGAGCCTGGGACCATGGACAGCGTTAGATCTGGACCTTACGGTCAGATCTTCCGTCCGGATAACTTCGTTTTCGGCCAGTCCGGTGCGGGGAATAACTGGGCGAAAGGTCACTACACGGAGGGTGCTGAGCTGATTGACTCGGTTCTTGATGTTGTTCGCAAAGAGGCCGAGAACTGTGACTGCCTCCAAG GGTTTCAGGTGTGCCATTCGTTAGGAGGCGGAACTGGTTCTGGAATGGGGACTTTGTTGATCTCGAAGATCAGGGAGGAGTACCCGGACCGTATGATGCTGACGTTCTCTGTGTTCCCGTCTCCCAAGGTCTCTGACACTGTTGTTGAGCCATACAACGCGACACTATCTGTGCATCAGCTCGTTGAGAACGCTGATGAGTGTATGGTTCTTGATAATGAGGCGTTGTATGACATTTGCTTCCGTACCCTCAAGCTTAGTACTCCAAGCT TTGGTGATCTGAACCATTTGATCTCCGCAACCATGTCTGGTGTAACCTGCTGCCTTAGGTTCCCTGGTCAGCTCAACTCTGATCTCCGAAAGCTTGCTGTGAACTTGATCCCGTTCCCTCGCCTTCACTTTTTCATGGTGGGATTTGCTCCCCTCACCTCTCGTGGCTCTCAGCAGTACCGTAACCTCACCGTCCCAGAACTGACCCAGCAAATGTGGGATTCCAAGAACATGATGTGCGCTGCTGACCCAAGACACGGTCGCTACCTCACCGCCTCAGCTATGTTCCGCGGCAAAATGAGCACCAAAGAAGTTGACGAACAGATGCTGAACGTCCAGAACAAGAACTCCTCCTACTTCGTTGAGTGGATCCCCAACAATGTCAAGTCGACCGTCTGTGACATTCCACCAACCGGGTTGAAGATGGCTTCGACTTTCATTGGTAACTCAACTTCGATCCAAGAGATGTTCAGGAGAGTCAGCGAGCAGTTCACTGCCATGTTCAGGAGGAAAGCTTTCTTGCATTGGTACACAGGGGAAGGCATGGATGAGATGGAGTTCACAGAAGCTGAGAGCAACATGAACGATCTTGTCTCGGAGTACCAGCAGTATCAAGATGCCTCGGCTGAGGAAGAAGGAGAGTATGAAGATGAAGAAGCTGAGTACGAGCAAGAAGAAGGCTATTGA